The genomic interval TGAGCTACATAACATCAGACAACTTGAACATATCCAGACAGGACTGAATGAAGACATGGAATTAGCCTCAATAACATACTTTCACTGAATAAAATCCCTAGTTTAGCAATACTAGTCTATGTTATGGAATATAAGAAGtgttccataaaaaaaaaaaaacagaattcaTCATAGTAAAGATTTTATCAGCATTCCACAGCCATGAGGCTAAACAATGCAACAACATTTATTAGTTACTctaagggaagaaagaagaaagttagCTGTATTCCAAGTATTAAAGTATTCCTTTTGTGGTGTAATATGGAACTACTGAGGAACACCAAGTAGATTTTTACcttggttttcagttttttattttcttccaacacagcttcatatttttctttcatctctgccACTTCCAAGCGAAGTGCCTCTATTTCTGGATTCTCAGGAGCTGAAGCTCCCAGATGATGCTTCAAAAAGCTGATATTTAGATGTTAAGTATTTCCTCAGTTAGGTAGCAGAACCGCATCATAGCTTTAACACTTATGCTGAAGTTAGTGCTGCAATGCATGCGACCAAAATTGCATTAAACCACTTTAGGTTCCTACAGTGCTTTTCATCCTACAGGAtgaagttacaaaaataaaaaagcttttcaagtCCATTGgtatattcctttaaaaaaccaaagcacaaaaaaacccacaagacaTCAGTCTACACAGGACAAATTCTCATGTTTTACTATatcctcttttcctctcttaacACAGTTTTGAGGAGTTAGAAGGAATAACCAAAAGATAGAAGCAATAGCCAAAAAGGGAGGCTGcagcaagaaacaaacacaTTAAATTGCATTCccctattattaaaaaaaaaaaataaaaaggaagtgtGAAGAAGCTGACATCAGAAGCTACAGATACTGTAAATACTCAAATCTAATGCTGCAGGCCTACAACATTCTGTAATAGACTAACTTAACTTCATAATTGCTGGCATACTGTTATGCACAGTTCCTCTGCACCTTGTCAGGCTTCCTGTTTGCTTGTAAGAGCACAATTATTAGCCAAAACGCAACCATAAAAGCTGCGTTCTCAATGCAAGCCTTCTAAATGAGTCTCTCCAGTTCACCTACGAGTCAGAAGCAGCGCTGCTGCTTCGCGTGAAGTCTCTACAAACAATTCACGGAAGAGAAAAAGGATACTCCAGTGCACTATTTGGTTTCTCTGGCTCTTCATATAAGGCTACCAACActgcaaatagaaaatattCAACAATTGCAAGTCCATGTAACTAAGTCTTTAAAACATGTATCAACAGTCAGAAGGCATACAAGTTGCATGCCATGTTTATAGAACATTCTTCTGTTTAACAAGATTTTCACTTATATACTTTGATGCAAAATAGGTCTGCTGTACAGAAGGGAACAAAACAATCTACCCAGTAACAGGTAGAGAGTTCTGTTGATCCCCTAACCACAGTGTTTGACTATTCTAGCAAGGAACACAAAACAGCCTAGACTGTTTTAAGATATTCCACACACAACCCTAGTATTGGCTTTTATCAGCAACATTGAAATTCTAACTCTTTTGAGACTCTTCCTTCATACACCATTATTTCCACTTAAGCTACACCTTTAAGGCACAGGCCAACATCAGCACTTCCACAACttccagcagaaaagcaaacctCTGTCAGATAACTACAGGTACAAAACTAAATGGTTACCACCAGAGTAGGTGACAGAGCTAATCTTTATGGATGGGGGCCCTAGCAGCCAGGGCGGTCACACTCACAGAATTCCCAAACTTAAGcagcccctccctccccacaggGCACACACACAGCTACAGGAGACATCTGGTTTCATAAATACTTAGAGGTCCTTCTCCCAGTTTCAGATGTCCAAGCTGCACAGCCAAATCTGTTTGAAGCTGAGCCCCGAAGTTAAGAACAAACTTAGGATGCCACGCTGCTTGGATGCCTTGTTTCGCCATCCCATGGGATGCCTCAGGTTGCAATAGAAAGAAATCAAGTGGCACCCACACGGCCAGCCAGGGGCCTTGGCGCAGCACCTATTCGCTTGGCAGCCTATTTTTCAAGCAGGAATATTAACAGATTTTTCTCCATGCACAACTGGAAGCTCTCAAAAAGTCTTCCGAGGGATTTAAAAGATACTAAGCCACACGGAAAGCCAAAAGCATCAAGTTTAGCCCCGTTATTTTCCCCGCTGATACGGATCGCCGCTCTCACAGCGCACACAGGCTCGTTTTAGGGGAAGCACCGAGCTCTGCTCCAGACACGCTGGTTTTGAACGGGGATCCCAGGGGCGCAGGGGCTGCTCCGTGTCCCAGGCCGTGACTCCGTCCGGAGAGCTCCGGCAGAACGGCGGCCCCCGGGGAACCCAGCCACGGCCCGAGACCAGCCAGGGAAGGAGCCCCCcggccgggggggtgggggtgtccccaGCACACGGAGCCCGTGAGAGAACAAGgacccccgcccccgccggccgcgTCTCCACAGggcgcccggccccgcagccgtgccggggcagcggccgggccgccccgaGGGGAACGGCTCCCCCCCGCAGAAGCGCGCCGAGAGCCGCCCCaggcccctcggcccggcccggggacTTACCCTTGGTGAGCGTGTCCAGCACCCCCGACTTCTCCAGGTACCGGCGGAACTGCTCCCGCTTGGAGTCCGCGGCCTGAGGGAGGACGCCCACACGGTCAGATCGGCGGCGCCCTCCCCCCACTCCCCGCAGCGACGGGGGCGGCTCGTTGGGGCGGGCGGGCCCCCGTCCCCACCGCGGGGGCGGCAGGAAAGGCCgagccgccgccgggccgcccctCCGCGCAACGGGCCGGGCCCGGCAGGACGAGCCGCACCCGCGCCGCGCCGGCTCGCTCCCCCCTACCTTGCAATGCGCCATCTGACCCGCACCGCGCCTGCACGCGGCCCCGCGCCTGCGCCCTGCGCTTTGGCGGCGCGAGGGCTTCCCCGCTGTTGCCATAGCGACGGGGCGGCAGCGACGCCCTGGGCCGCCCGCgcgcccctccccccgccgcgggggctCCCGGCCGGGGGCGGCGCCGCGTCCCGGCggctcggggcgggggcggggcgggggggggcactgctgggggggggccccggcgggcgggggggggggggcttcgggggaggggggctgcgggggggcggcccgcgggcggggggcgctgcggGGGGGCGCTGCACTGGGGGGCGCTGCAGGGAGCGGTGGGCCCCGGCCGGCGGGGGGCGCTTCAAGGGGGGGGCACTGCAGCGGGGGGCGggccccggcgggcggcggggggctgcagcgggCCGCGGCTGCGGAGCGGCGCCCCGCGGGGGTGCGCGGCACTGGGCAGCGGCGGGGAAGCCGTTCGCCTTCGCCCGTTTCACAGAACGGAAGCGGCGGCACCGGTGTGGTTTCGTGACGCGCTGCGGGACCTGCTGGCTGATCGAAGCTGGTTAtcattaaaccaaaaaaaaaaaccaaccaaaaagaCCCATCCACCTAATCCCGCGCTGCGCTGCTGGGGTCTGCTCACCCTTCCTCTGCACGTGCTCCTCTCCGGTTTTCCTGGCACCAAGTGGCCCTTTGCTCTTGGCAAGGTGCTGAGGTGAGCTGGAATGTTTGACCcacatccacacacacacaaaaaagttaTTCAAAAATCCTCggtcagcagcaggaaaaacaaattcttcTGTATCTTGTCTTGAACCAACCAAAACGCAAATGTCCCGTCCCGTATGTGCGCGTGTAAACGctgcttttctgttatttagaCAGTGGGAGCAGAGTGCATTAAACACCGGGATTTTTATTACAGAGACATTAAATGCAAACCAGGCATTAGCACCGTGATTGCCCACAGAAACGTATGCATCAAGAAATGCAAGAACTAAAGCTGCGGTAGCAGTATGGACTTGGGTACATCACGCTATACCATTTACACACACTCCTGTGTATTACACCACGTGAGATGCTACAGTGTAAGCAGAATTACATAGGGCTGTATTTACGTGTTCacacagagagaaacaaaagccaagaagaaaagctgctggagaGAAATCTACAGTGAATAGGTTTAGTAGGATTAATGTGTGTTTCTTAGGTGGACAGGGCCAAATTaaggcagctgctgcaagcaAAAGAGCCTTTTAGGATTTggggctcctttttttcctaatattgtGCAGCCTTCAGCCAATCTGACACATGGCTGGCTCATAAACATAACAATAACACACATTAAGAAGTTAATGATGCCGTAACATCTCACAAATTACTTTTCCAGTACACGTACAGTAAGTCAGATCCACTAGTAAAAAATACACGCATATATGGCAACGCATCCCCGATGTGACCACCTCACCAAATATTTACAGCCTGTTGGTGCTGTGTGAATCTAATACATTCATGGAAGTCAAGATGAACAAATGGAACATCATATTTTGTTCATCTTTCCCTCCTTTATTATTTCAGGTTGTTTCATGGAACTTGCCTTACACTACATGGACTGGAGCAGCAAGTGGATGAAtgttttttatctgttttattaCCCCCATAAAAAGCATAAATAGAAATCTCCTTCTAAACAATTATAAACATTCTTTGATTTAGAAGTTTGTCAGAATTTgggggacagacagacagaaaaggagaagtTTTACAGTTTGATAAAccttttacatgtttttttacaTTGTAACTGAAAGTAAGAGggtactacttttttttttccccccccattttttttctactattGTAAGTCTTCTGGTTTGTGAAATCCAAAACTCCTCATTAATAAATTTCAGTAACTTgttttctgactgaaaaaaatacaattgctATCTTATTAGTGTTATGCAAAATCTCAAAATTAAGGCTCACAACTCATTTGTAATTcatgatgctttaaaaatgtaataatgtaTTTAACAGTAACAGTACACAATAAGAGattcactttgatttttttctgctgagaaagTCAGTGGagatacactgaaaaaaaaagtgtaccATGGGGGTCAAAGAATTAGCGATACAAGTATCAaatgctttgttctttttttcatttaacacaGTTCGAACAGCAGAATACGTTTGACACCctgctttcaggcagctgtCAAATATCTGTTGGAATTCTCAGAGGGGTTAAGCAGAAACATATTTACCGATAATTAATTTCTCCTGAGAGTGCCAGTGGCCGCTTTAGCCTAATTTAATTTACTGGTCGTCACAAAATATATTGTTAGACTGTAAATTTTGTCTTCTACTTCTCTGCAGTTTAAATAGTCAGCTGTGATTTTATGCCTCACTTTTCCTAGCATATTGTGGATTTATACAGTGTGTTTGCCTTTGTAGCTGGAAAGGTGGCATACAAGTTTATACGCTGAGGTCCTGGCCACCCTTTCATTACAAAGGAAGCAAAGAGACTGTTTAAAATGACTTAGCTAATATTCAAAGGGCTACATATCTTTTCTATCTCTGTGAAACAGCTGGTTAAAGTTGATGATTTAGCTACTCTCGTACATGTCTTGCTTATGTCGCAATATTCAGTAATTATCCCAGAAGTGACTAGTGCAATTGGCAGGTTCCACCATATATTCGCTATATTCCCACTATATTTGAAGGTCGGTGGGGGCACGCCTGATGCTGGCATTACTTGACAGCGACAGGCGCCTGCACAGGGGGAAAGGCTTAGGACTGTCGCAGTTCCTACTTTGTTTAGATTCTGAGCTCACCTCCCCTGTAGAGTCAGGAGTCTCTGGTCGGCTAGAATTTTTTATGTCAGCATTGTAGGGTGGTTGGGCTTTGGTTGTACTGAAActgctttgtcttctgtttctgttctttggaAGACAATTTGTTGAAGCTCCCGCATTCTCAGCCATTGCCGAGCAGTTCCAAGACGAGCTGATTCCGTGTTGTCTTCGGAAACCAGTAACAGGAAAAGTTGTGTCGTGTTGCAGTGAAGTTTGAGACGGCATTTCAGCAGAGCTTCTCAAGCACGTGCTTGAAGCTGTATCTGCATTCTGAGTAATAAcaaggaaatgtttcttttcagcttctttttgcATATCCTGCGCTTCAGTCCCAAGCAAGTCTTCGTTATTATTTATGCTAGTATTTTGAGTCTGATTGTCTAAAGCATTTGTAGCTGTCCTCTTCTTTGGCgatttattttcctgattgCAATGGGTGtaattgctgcttctttctgcacGGTTATTTTGCACGTACTGAAACATGGGAGGAGAATTTAGAACTGGGTAGACAGAAGCATCAGtttgcttttccattaaaaaggcATAACCGCCGAGTGTAGAAGGAAGAGTCTTTTGCGGGGGTGTGGATATTCCTAAAGAGGAGCGTGGTATCACCGAGTATTTCTTAGACTTGTTTATGTAGAAATTGTCAGGGTCATCCTTGTTTTTATTCTGCCCACAGAGTCCCATTTTAATTTTTCGGAATCCTAGGTGGATAATTTCTAGGatatttaaaagtaatgatACAGTTGCTATGGATTGCATGAATAATATGAACACTGTCTTCTCTGTTGGCCTAGACACAAAGCAGTCAACTGTGTTTGGACATGGATCTCTCTGACATTTGTAAAGGGGATCTAGATGAAAGCCATAAAGAAGATACTGCCCAATCATGAAGCCAACTTCCACAGCAGATCTTGTGAAAATATGTATCACGTAAGTGCAGAGCAAAGAGCCTCTCAGGGGTGCTTTGTTTAGCTTTCTTTGATCCAGTTGCCGGAGTTCTCTCTCCAGCCTTTTCCGACATTCAGTCGGAATTTCTAATTCAGTGCTTTCCAGTTCGACTCTTAGctgagctttctttttttgcctctctTTTTCCAAGGCTCTTAGTCTGTATAAGGCATGACCCATATACACCAAGGAAGGGGAAGACACAAATATGACTTGCAAGACCCAGTATCTTATGAGAGAGATGGGAAAGGCCTCATCATAGCACACATTTCTACAACCAGGTTGCTCAGTGTTGCATATAAATTCTGACTGTTCATCGTTCCAAACATCCTCAGTTGCCACTCCGAGGACAAGCATTCGAAATATGAAGAGGATCGTTAGCCAAATCTTTCCAATAATAGTGGAATGAATGTGGACCTCCTCTAAAATGCCTCCAAGGAAATTCCAGTCTCCCATGGTTATTCTGCCATCTTAACCCTAAAATGTATGAGAGAGAAAAGTATCAGACAAACACCATAAAAGCTGCAGTCCTTTAACGCATTACGAAGAACATGACTCTGGGAAAAACCACGGTATGTCACATTGTAACCATGGCAACATGACTCGTCAATAATCTAGGTATTATTCTCTCTCATCTGCAAGATGAAGTGCATCATCCACCTGTGTCTTAATTTATCAGTGAAAGACACCCTGGTAATGATCTGAGGTAATAAGCACCCTCAGTTCGCATCAAATCAGTGGAAACTAAGGTGCCTGGCTGGTAGCGGGGTTTTAGGAACATTATTTGGTCCATTTGAACCATCACCCATAGCAGCGTGAGAGCGGTACATTTATATTTAGGACACCTGTGAAGGTAGAGGAATATTTCCTGGTCTTCCTGTTCAGATGTTCCAAGCCCCATGTCGCAGCTGAAGTTAAGGTAACGTCCAACTACTGTTTCACCGcaaaaaatgtttatacaaaGGAACTCGAGAGAGAATAAAACACGTCACTAAAATTGtattgttaaattaaaaatatgtttaaaagcaCATAATTTGGTGCAGACAGTTGCTTTTTGTTTACAGATGTCAAtgataaacaaataaatagaatGACCATAACTGGTCCAGCTTCCTCTGATCAATGATACCTGCACTTGAAATACAGAATAGAGTGCCTAGGTGTGAAGCATTGCTATCTTTGCCCCagttcactgaaaaataaattatttacacAAAAGTTCTCTACcagcattttcttaaattattatCATCTGAGTACAGATGAACTGGTAATATATGTGTTCACacatcttgcctttttttcctgtgtttctttccCCAACTGCATTGTGGACGagattttaaattccttttcaaTGTCCATCTTATTGTATacactaacaaaaaaatatttttttaaatgtgtgagGATAACTGGTACATCCGTAGATTTACCTTTGGTTGTACATACAGTACAATTCAATAGAATTCAGTTATACTAAAACCAGAATaatctgaccttttttttttttttttttaggataaaGGTGGTTTAACAGTGTTTTCTGTTCAGAGGGGATTCATTTTCACCCCGTAAAATGGGAGTGTTAAGAAATCAAATTGAAGTTGCAGTCTTATAGCCACAATACTAACGACAATAGAGGAAACTTTATGTTAAGGCAGCCTACTAAGAGAAATACTCTTGCAAATCAGGATACAAATAGGCAAGTAtagacattttttaaagataaacaaattaaaaatggtaagttaaaaaataaaacatacctTTCTTTATGAAAATGTGTGACATTAAGGATCTGCAGTGTCTGACAAAAAGTTACAACCCCTGCCATCTTCTGTCCGTGTGAGTAAATTTCACATTATCAGCAGTTTATTTTGCTACAGGAGCAAGTGATGGAGTGCAAGTTCGCACATTGAATTTATATTTGCtagggatggagggaggagaaaatcAATCTGTTGTGCAGTCTGCTACCACTGCAAGCAAAATTTAACTCTGACCAATAAAGGAATCCCcttaaaaaaaagctagaaatgaaaaatctgcAGCTCTAACTTCCTTCAGATTATCTTCCCTTTTGCCTCTCCAGCACCTTCCAAGTTTCACGAATAATCTCAGCCTCTGACAAacagaatagaagaaaaattttgGACCGAGTTGTAGTTTACATATCTCAGTAGCAGCAAAGACTTGGTTTGCCTGTGCAAAAGCAAAGGAGGTAAATCCTTCCAAATACTGTCATTGCAGATTTCTGCAGTCTGTTCTCCTGGAATGGCTTAGCATCACACTCCCGATGTAAAAACCCAGTGCTAGTACTTTTGGCCCCTCCAAACTCACTCCCTCTTCAAAAAGAGCATCTGTCCCTatgttctatgattctataccTGTCGTTTATTCTCCTCATGCCATCTTACTTGCATTGATTTCTCTAAAACACCCCTGGACGTGGCAACTGTGTTACACCATTCTCCCCGTGCAtgtaattcagtatttctttttaggAGCAAGTCATTACTCCAGTCTAAGTGTCAGACAGACTGAAGTTGGCAGTCATTGTTCTTAATAGCTATACTTATGTATCAAAAAAAGTCCACCCAGCACTTGGGGACAGATTGCAGCTTGTAAATTAAGCTGATGCATGAAACTTACTTACTTATTTActtaaattacatgaaaaatgcTTAAGATCTGCTCAAATGGCTTTGTAGCTGATCAGATTGCTACAGTACATTTTGTAGACTGATGGTAGGCAGGGGAACACCCTTTCAAACACTCTAAACTCTAGGAAATGCCTGCAAAAAATTCCGGGGAGAGGGGATGGAAAGAGACCTCATTTTACAAAAGGAAAGACGGGGGCAGAAATACACTTGTTTTGTATACAGAGATCGTCAGGGGTCAGCATTAGCAGTGCAATGGCCAAGGGTAATGCCTGGTATTAATGTGGAACTCCGCTGCCAGGATCAATGTGAGTTAAGAAGTGTATCTAGTACTATAATCCTCTTTCAGATGATTCTCCTCGGCTCCCTGCAAATGCTTATCGCTGATCCAAGTGTCCTGTATAGGCTAAATAATCTTTCTCTGCTGAGAACTCCAAAAAGCTAATcattatcttttaattttggtGCTGAGGATCAGTCAATAGGTCACGTCCGATTTCATAGTTAGATGACAGTATTCGATCGTTTTGGCAAGCTCTCAGTCTACAGCCAACTATTTCTATTAGATACttaaagcagctttcaaaacaTATATCACTTCCGTAGAGtacttaaaagtaattttctaaacatttttctgctattGGTGAAAAAAATTCTCTAAATCCACCGAAGTGGTCCACAGACCCCCCAACACAACCTCCTGCAAAGATACTGAAGCTTTGTTTGAAAAGCCTACGTATTTGGTGGGACTGAGCTACGATGGTTGGGGATCTGCCTTTTCTGTAAAAGGTAAAGGTTAAGACAGATATTTAATGATCTGCACATAATATTCCAGGATgcatttatataatttaaaatggtatttaagTCAAATGACAACTTGATGAGTCAGGATGGAAAATGAATTTGAGCACCAGTGGCAATTTTATAGTGCTAATGCTGCCTTTTACCTTGGTGCAGACATTTTGTGGATGCGACTATTGACCTAAACTGTTGGACCAACATTCAGTGTTTAGTAACAAAACACTTAGTGATGTAATGAGAGaatactttttcttccagatctCGAAGCTACCTCACCGGCTTCTCATTGGTGGTGGGTTTGCTGCAAAACATCCCCCAGACTTTAAGGACTATATTATGTTTTCTTAGCTCAGGGTCAAACACCACAGAAATCATTCAATTGTGGAAATATTCTGCGAAGATCAAGACCTTTTCATTCCTACTCATCAATAACATGCACTCTATGTGTAcaattgatttttgttttctactgtATTTGTCTGACCCACAACGGCCAGCTAGAGGCACAAACATCAGCGATGCGTCCTACAGGCTGAGTAATGTGGACTCACACCCACAGTTCTCTTGTGCAGTTCGGATCACAAATGATAAACTGCAATAGTGAGCAATTTGGACTACTCAGTACTGAATTTAGGGCTGCAAAATCCAACGGTGCCGTGTTTGAAGGCAGACCAGAGAAAATAGAGATAGAGGTGCACAGTCTTCACATTCACCCATTTTCTGTGCTGGCTTATAGATTAACTTTTGATTGCTAAAGATGTACATGCAAATCAGTTGGTGCAGATTTGTGTCCCATGTACCTGCCCAAAGTAGAGGCAGGTACATCGGAGGCCTGAAGCCTGGTGGTGGCACCTCCTTATCCAGAAGGGCAGCGAGTGGATGTTTCCAATGAGCATTTTGGCTCTAGCAGtgcaaaaagccaaaaaccaTGAGAACACTTAGTTAACCTGTTGTTGGCTCAGAATGTGGGGAGCccaacttttgtgatgtctttcacaTGGCTACCAAGGCAGGGTAAGAATTTGCAAGAGAATGCCTTCGTGGCACCTTctctgctggagctgtgcatgggtggtTCCATGGAGCATTTGAGTCTGAACAAgtgtaaaagtgaaaaattaattttctcaccacagaaaaaaGGTAGCAGAACTTTTGCTATGTCCCTCACATGGCtaccagggcagggtgagaaccaccaagagaagtccttccTGGCACCGCCTCTGGTTGAGCTGTGCCTGGGTGGCTCCATGGAGCACTGGAGTCTGTACGAGTACAAAAGTGTTGGGTCAGTTttctcaccccagaaagcagggagcagaactcttGCAATGTCCTTCAcgtggctgccagggcagggtgagaagcacaAGACAATTCCAacctggcaccttctccagggtgTTGCAGATTATCTTAAATTTTTACGgaatctttctatattttgtgttcGTGAAACAGTTTGCTATAGGACCATCTTGAATTTAAGGAGTTAACCTCCCTGTTAGAATTATGTTAGCGCTTGTTAACCAGCCACGTATGAGTTGCTGTGGTGCTTGTTATCGGAGACTGTGCTACCCGAAGCCCCTGTGCCACAGCCCATACTGACCCTACTCCCTAGACCATCACCAGCTCACCTGGGCTCGGTGCAGGGTGTCACCGGACAGCTTGGCCAGGCCGATATCCAGCCGTCCAGCCTGGCAACAAGACTCActtttaaggtgtcctgaagtgaaGCACCTTCACCATAACGCTAAAACCCAGACCCACAGGTCGAGACgacccttgcccaggtgaagacccttcccctgTGCAGGTGTAGTAATGGAAGAGGATG from Falco biarmicus isolate bFalBia1 chromosome 3, bFalBia1.pri, whole genome shotgun sequence carries:
- the MYCBP gene encoding C-Myc-binding protein, giving the protein MATAGKPSRRQSAGRRRGAACRRGAGQMAHCKAADSKREQFRRYLEKSGVLDTLTKVLVALYEEPEKPNSALDFLKHHLGASAPENPEIEALRLEVAEMKEKYEAVLEENKKLKTKLAQYEPPQDEKHGE
- the GJA9 gene encoding gap junction alpha-9 protein → MGDWNFLGGILEEVHIHSTIIGKIWLTILFIFRMLVLGVATEDVWNDEQSEFICNTEQPGCRNVCYDEAFPISLIRYWVLQVIFVSSPSLVYMGHALYRLRALEKERQKKKAQLRVELESTELEIPTECRKRLERELRQLDQRKLNKAPLRGSLLCTYVIHIFTRSAVEVGFMIGQYLLYGFHLDPLYKCQRDPCPNTVDCFVSRPTEKTVFILFMQSIATVSLLLNILEIIHLGFRKIKMGLCGQNKNKDDPDNFYINKSKKYSVIPRSSLGISTPPQKTLPSTLGGYAFLMEKQTDASVYPVLNSPPMFQYVQNNRAERSSNYTHCNQENKSPKKRTATNALDNQTQNTSINNNEDLLGTEAQDMQKEAEKKHFLVITQNADTASSTCLRSSAEMPSQTSLQHDTTFPVTGFRRQHGISSSWNCSAMAENAGASTNCLPKNRNRRQSSFSTTKAQPPYNADIKNSSRPETPDSTGEVSSESKQSRNCDSPKPFPLCRRLSLSSNASIRRAPTDLQI